The Pogona vitticeps strain Pit_001003342236 chromosome 3, PviZW2.1, whole genome shotgun sequence genome includes a window with the following:
- the WDR73 gene encoding integrator complex assembly factor WDR73, with the protein MEEEEEEEWLVESLGLYNDLHTFELQDPTRVIEWIGEKSVCVAGYENPRRNEILQLLLPQRLCSKGNQGLCPERDFKVELGGFSDRPVYGLKHVPQTSLLVTSGPPDGALQVWHMEPEETGVIKPVTTIPPSQGDEHSFCMKMATTSSRAARVLHGLKMNNIQMTEVESQKTIFTAASPCTEELSSLHFLDGASLLACSDRGRLFLADTRQPQGQLGEVTGASLPSALGGHSWTAGVQPGTPPKPAGGKPLVARLSTGGHVVLTDLRSPAGPLSVAQCGVAPAPGFRGVALLAVSFAPLLEDHLAVSGFDGIVRIYETHQWDSATQEAQPAFLHKGHVFGGPGGAREPPLVTAHTWHPSKPRTLLSAASDGALHVWDWADPQGGATQATGFAP; encoded by the exons atggaggaagaggaagaagaggagtggCTGGTGGAGTCCCTGGGCTT ATACAACGACCTCCACACCTTTGAGCTTCAGGATCCCACCCGAGTCATTGAGTGGATCGGAGAGAAAA GTGTCTGCGTCGCCGGATATGAAAACCCGAGAAGGAACGAGATCCTCCAGCTGCTCCTGCCTCAGAGGCTCTGCTCCAAAGGGAACCAG GGCCTGTGTCCGGAAAGAGACTTCAAGGTGGAACTGGGTGGCTTTTCTGACCGCCCTGTCTACGGCCTGAAGCATGTGCCTCAGACGAG CCTGCTGGTGACGAGCGGCCCGCCGGACGGTGCGCTGCAGGTGTGGCACATGGAACCAGAGGAGACAG GGGTCATTAAGCCGGTGACCACCATCCCTCCCAGCCAAGGAGACGAGCATTCCTTCTGCATGAAAATGGCCACCACTTCCTCCCGGGCCGCCCGCGTCCTTCACGGGCTGAAAATGAACAACATCCAGATGACGGAGGTGGAATCCCAGAAAACCATCTTTACTGCAG cctCCCCCTGCACCGAGGAGCTCTCCAGCCTGCATTTCCTGGACGGAGCCAGCTTGCTGGCCTGCAGCGACCGCGGGCGGCTCTTTCTGGCAGACACCAGGCAGCCGCAGGGCCAGCTGGGAGAGGTCACGGGCGCGAGCCTGCCTTCCGCCCTGGGAGGGCACAGCTGGACGGCGGGCGTCCAGCCGGGCACCCCACCGAAGCCTGCGGGGGGCAAGCCGCTGGTCGCCCGGCTATCGACGGGGGGCCACGTGGTGCTGACGGACCTCAGGAGCCCGGCCGGTCCCCTGAGCGTGGCCCAGTGCGGTGTGGCACCTGCGCCCGGTTTCCGTGGGGTAGCGCTCCTGGCCGTCTCTTTTGCGCCTCTGCTGGAGGATCACTTGGCCGTGTCTG GTTTCGACGGGATCGTCCGCATCTACGAGACGCACCAGTGGGATTCTGCGACGCAGGAAGCCCAGCCCGCCTTCCTTCACAAAGGACACGTCTTTGGTGGACCCGGTGGGGCCAGAGAGCCGCCCCTGGTGACCGCTCACACGTGGCACCCCTCTAAGCCACGGACGTTGTTATCGGCAGCCAGCGACGGGGCGCTCCACGTGTGGGACTGGGCTGATCCCCAAGGGGGTGCCACCCAAGCTACAGGGTTTGCCCCCTGA